A part of Leptospira yasudae genomic DNA contains:
- a CDS encoding oligosaccharide flippase family protein, with translation MLSLSGKMRKISDLLVQFRKSGMFKSSLFVSVSKAISSLLNLVFMVYSVNILTKSENGLFQYYAGFLPVLLAIAEFGLPAALVKFLAPVTGDKQKIGVLLSSSMIIKLGALGALTLISLVGAVLLRESSIVVALLVLGSFVLSFNSFFESIFICFGNYISLSFWNPLPNLIRLVVLYAADHLTERALGHLDILAIFTASPMFVLVLFFFVFPRKQLYWSGEKNGIKEMTSTLTSFNGYAFLASIFAMISDRMEIFFLKWYHSQESAAVYGTALQLFSGFVILFSVINSLIYPKLSRLVDSEEFPKFLWKSVLLAVGMAVVLSPGFFLAEWILNLLFRGKYADSIGVFQILYPNYMLQLVFSPLGIALFALGQPRMLAFLALLRLVCGLVLANLLIPEYGPTGAASSYFLGQIVSWLILTGYFLAFFRR, from the coding sequence ATGTTGAGTCTCTCGGGGAAGATGCGAAAAATTTCGGACCTCTTGGTCCAGTTCCGTAAATCCGGAATGTTCAAATCTTCCCTCTTCGTCAGCGTCTCCAAAGCGATCTCATCCCTGCTCAATCTCGTGTTTATGGTCTATTCCGTAAACATTCTCACAAAGAGCGAAAACGGACTCTTTCAATACTACGCCGGATTTCTTCCAGTGCTTCTCGCGATCGCGGAGTTCGGACTTCCGGCCGCGCTCGTAAAATTTCTCGCGCCCGTAACCGGAGACAAACAAAAGATCGGAGTTCTTTTATCCTCTTCGATGATCATCAAACTCGGGGCGCTCGGGGCTTTGACCCTGATCAGTCTTGTGGGCGCGGTTCTGCTTCGAGAAAGTTCGATCGTCGTCGCGCTTCTCGTATTGGGAAGTTTTGTATTGTCCTTCAATTCCTTTTTTGAAAGTATCTTTATCTGTTTCGGAAATTATATCTCCTTATCGTTTTGGAATCCTCTTCCGAATTTAATCCGACTTGTCGTTTTGTATGCGGCGGACCATCTCACGGAAAGGGCGCTCGGTCATCTCGATATTTTGGCGATCTTTACCGCGTCTCCGATGTTCGTGTTGGTGTTGTTCTTTTTCGTGTTTCCGAGAAAACAATTGTATTGGAGCGGAGAAAAAAACGGAATCAAGGAGATGACTTCCACGCTGACTTCGTTCAACGGATACGCTTTCCTAGCGTCGATCTTCGCGATGATCTCGGATCGGATGGAAATCTTCTTTTTGAAATGGTATCATTCCCAGGAATCCGCGGCGGTTTACGGCACCGCCTTACAGTTGTTCAGCGGATTCGTGATTTTGTTTTCGGTCATCAACTCTCTCATTTATCCGAAATTGTCCAGGCTCGTCGACTCGGAAGAATTTCCCAAGTTTTTGTGGAAGTCCGTATTACTCGCGGTGGGAATGGCGGTCGTATTATCGCCCGGATTTTTCTTGGCGGAATGGATCTTGAATTTATTGTTCCGGGGAAAATACGCGGACTCGATCGGAGTCTTTCAGATTCTGTATCCGAATTACATGTTGCAGCTCGTGTTCTCGCCGCTCGGGATCGCGTTATTCGCGCTTGGTCAGCCGAGAATGCTCGCCTTTCTCGCGTTGCTTCGACTTGTCTGCGGACTCGTGTTGGCAAATCTGCTCATCCCGGAATACGGACCGACGGGCGCTGCCTCTTCTTATTTCTTAGGCCAGATCGTATCGTGGCTGATCCTGACGGGATACTTTCTCGCGTTCTTTCGAAGATGA
- a CDS encoding ATP-binding response regulator, with the protein MRILFLDDEEVIRDLFREIFGTFHDLTLAGTAEEALEICKDKSFDLIVTDVRLPKMSGIDFISKLRDIGVNTPFIVITGNQDIDVSIRALRLGAVDFFIKPFRMDAIRHSLQKFENLFISSQELIGKNHFQLTQSKQQFSIKPSLKNLNQYVNLVMRSISLIPGIHTDDVLAIKLALYELLGNAIEHGSAGINYENKSKLLSSEVNYFDHVDRICDALNESVQLDISFENQKIYVCLKDHGAGFDPSKVPDPVTDPNASHLSGRGIFLVRMNVDELIYNEIGNEVSFSKTLKKATPVLQK; encoded by the coding sequence ATGCGAATTCTTTTTTTAGACGACGAAGAAGTGATCCGTGACTTGTTCCGTGAAATTTTCGGCACATTTCACGATCTCACTTTGGCGGGCACCGCGGAAGAAGCGCTCGAAATCTGCAAGGACAAGTCCTTCGATTTGATCGTGACCGACGTACGTCTTCCCAAGATGAGCGGAATCGACTTCATCTCCAAATTGAGAGACATAGGAGTCAACACTCCGTTCATCGTCATCACCGGAAATCAGGACATAGACGTTTCGATCCGCGCTCTTCGTTTAGGCGCCGTTGACTTTTTCATCAAACCGTTTCGCATGGATGCGATCCGGCATTCCCTGCAGAAGTTCGAGAATCTTTTTATCTCGAGTCAGGAGTTGATCGGCAAAAATCACTTTCAACTCACTCAATCCAAACAACAGTTTTCGATCAAACCTAGTTTAAAAAATTTGAATCAATACGTGAACCTCGTCATGCGTTCGATTTCCTTGATCCCCGGAATTCATACGGACGACGTTCTTGCGATCAAACTCGCGCTCTACGAACTGCTCGGCAACGCGATCGAACACGGTTCCGCCGGAATCAACTACGAAAACAAATCCAAACTTCTTTCCTCCGAAGTGAACTACTTCGATCACGTGGATCGGATCTGCGACGCGTTGAACGAATCGGTTCAACTCGATATCAGCTTTGAAAATCAAAAGATTTACGTTTGTCTGAAAGACCACGGAGCGGGCTTCGATCCTTCCAAAGTTCCCGATCCTGTGACGGATCCGAACGCGAGTCATCTTTCGGGCCGAGGGATTTTTTTGGTGAGAATGAACGTGGACGAACTGATCTACAACGAGATCGGGAACGAGGTCAGCTTTAGCAAAACCTTAAAGAAGGCGACTCCGGTTCTTCAGAAATAA
- a CDS encoding PDZ domain-containing protein → MKTILQERTVSAVRSAFVKRRVSLLRFSSFRRAASLLRLAIFLIFFAASVSSEFGSLQAETILVHFRKFSHQNPWQKGSHYERKIPAVIADSDFILALLPPGEMPLFSEMNPETRPGTRLYIFKHDPETGLALFSHRGKFSSKKQVHFAGAHSPACSRFFSKLEWGHPEFSNAILRMSRQSREESSERKFLYSKNGICGYSDGRWNVPSEYLSAFVHSASSSPIAHPGFSFDDALTVPEKKFYFPDASYGVVVSEVFPGVGPVHNLFPGDAIYSVNGQGFSAPPDRQEILSRILTRNHQIALPGTLVTLGVFRAGKRREITYSLKSYTEEFFFIPSKSGVKAPRYLISGGLFFTELTGAYLKESGDKYRENSDKKLLYLYESFNKKMHPEKNRLVFISRVFPDSSNEGFHDFQDQILESVNDKPVRSLADLKEILKENHDSHIVFRFSGNRIATFEKEQLQSLNQKIISNYNLDKLDNLD, encoded by the coding sequence ATGAAAACGATCTTACAAGAAAGAACCGTTTCGGCCGTGCGATCCGCATTCGTAAAACGGAGAGTTTCGCTTTTAAGATTCTCGTCTTTCCGACGTGCAGCTTCGTTATTACGACTTGCAATTTTTCTAATATTCTTTGCGGCTTCGGTTTCGTCCGAATTCGGATCTTTGCAGGCGGAGACGATTCTCGTCCACTTTCGAAAGTTTTCGCACCAGAATCCTTGGCAGAAGGGTTCGCACTATGAACGAAAAATACCCGCGGTTATCGCGGACAGCGACTTTATTCTGGCGCTTTTACCGCCGGGAGAAATGCCCTTGTTTTCGGAAATGAATCCGGAAACAAGACCGGGAACCCGTTTGTATATCTTCAAACACGATCCGGAAACCGGCTTGGCCCTTTTTTCGCACAGAGGAAAGTTCTCTTCCAAAAAGCAAGTTCACTTTGCCGGCGCCCATTCCCCCGCTTGTTCCCGATTTTTTTCGAAACTGGAATGGGGACATCCGGAATTTTCGAACGCGATCCTGCGGATGAGCAGACAATCCAGGGAAGAATCGAGCGAAAGGAAATTCTTATATTCCAAAAACGGAATCTGCGGTTATTCGGACGGACGCTGGAACGTTCCTTCGGAATACCTTTCCGCCTTCGTTCATTCCGCGTCTTCCAGTCCGATTGCGCATCCCGGCTTTTCCTTCGACGACGCTTTGACCGTTCCCGAAAAGAAATTCTACTTTCCGGACGCATCGTACGGGGTAGTCGTTTCGGAAGTGTTTCCGGGAGTCGGACCGGTCCATAACTTATTTCCGGGAGACGCCATCTACAGCGTCAACGGTCAGGGATTTTCCGCACCGCCCGATCGTCAGGAAATTCTTTCCAGAATTCTTACAAGAAATCATCAGATCGCTCTTCCGGGAACTTTGGTGACGCTCGGCGTATTTCGCGCAGGCAAACGAAGAGAAATCACGTATTCGCTAAAATCATACACGGAAGAATTCTTCTTTATTCCGTCCAAATCGGGCGTAAAAGCGCCTCGGTATCTGATCAGCGGAGGACTTTTCTTCACCGAATTGACCGGCGCCTATTTGAAAGAATCCGGGGACAAGTATCGCGAGAATTCGGATAAGAAGCTTTTGTATCTGTACGAATCCTTCAATAAGAAGATGCATCCCGAAAAGAATCGACTCGTGTTTATCAGCAGAGTGTTTCCAGACTCGTCCAACGAGGGCTTTCACGATTTTCAAGATCAGATCTTGGAATCGGTAAACGACAAACCGGTGCGTTCTCTTGCCGATCTTAAGGAAATTCTAAAAGAGAATCACGATTCTCATATCGTATTCCGTTTTTCAGGCAATCGAATTGCGACGTTTGAAAAGGAACAACTCCAAAGCCTCAATCAGAAAATAATCTCAAATTATAATCTGGATAAACTGGATAATTTAGACTGA
- a CDS encoding S1C family serine protease, whose product MNNKVFQNILILWSFVLGSSLSAQNGNSADLKALLDSVVIIRSDSFSEKEEGSGYSDKSINRDAGTGMIISGNRILTNAHVVSNSGYLKVKHFNSSKFYKASVQYLGFDCDLAILKVEEEEFFNGVEPLEISESSPSLGSNLLILGYPGGDENITLENGNVSRVERIRYSFTGLDYRKAIRVTANIVPGYSGGPAIQNGKVAGITFQVSQSQGNIAYLIPPEIINHFLKDVEDETYHGFPFPGFSFQNGHSSSLKSYLKIPDGLNGILVNTVYPDSSFSDLLKPEDFVYKIDESYLTDEGGIMDPSGGGGMFIGEMIENKFIGDPIKIFFYRNGKNYKLEGTLKRVPSLDLYRQQGTNTSFLSGGFLFQPVNRALAGGDSKRLESSLRYHYSYYIQDELYRFTDRDIILSGVYPDPLNSKYAGYRYKILESINDRTPLNLEDFKSLWKKFYGGTISLKFRGVNLPIILDQDTIDKINVRIKKRFDAEADE is encoded by the coding sequence ATGAATAATAAGGTATTTCAGAATATTCTAATTTTATGGAGCTTTGTCCTCGGCTCCTCGCTTTCCGCGCAGAACGGAAACTCCGCGGATCTCAAAGCGCTATTGGACAGCGTAGTCATCATCCGAAGCGATTCCTTTTCGGAAAAGGAAGAAGGTTCCGGTTATTCGGACAAATCCATCAACCGGGACGCAGGAACCGGAATGATCATTTCCGGAAACAGAATTTTAACGAACGCACACGTAGTTTCCAACTCGGGTTATCTCAAGGTAAAACACTTCAATTCGAGTAAGTTCTATAAGGCGAGCGTTCAATATCTAGGCTTCGACTGCGACCTCGCGATCCTCAAAGTGGAAGAGGAGGAATTTTTCAACGGAGTCGAACCTCTGGAAATTTCCGAATCCTCCCCTTCTCTCGGAAGCAATCTTCTGATCCTCGGTTATCCGGGCGGGGACGAAAACATCACATTAGAAAACGGGAATGTTTCCCGCGTGGAACGAATCCGTTATTCGTTTACGGGTTTGGACTACAGAAAGGCCATCCGCGTCACCGCGAACATCGTTCCCGGTTATTCGGGCGGGCCCGCGATCCAGAACGGAAAAGTGGCGGGGATCACGTTTCAAGTCAGCCAATCACAGGGGAACATCGCCTATCTCATTCCCCCGGAAATCATCAATCATTTCCTTAAGGACGTAGAGGACGAAACGTATCACGGCTTTCCGTTTCCCGGTTTCAGTTTTCAAAACGGACATTCCTCTTCCCTGAAGTCGTATTTAAAAATTCCGGACGGTTTAAACGGAATTCTCGTGAACACGGTTTATCCCGATTCTTCCTTTTCGGATCTTTTAAAACCGGAAGACTTCGTGTATAAGATCGACGAATCGTATCTTACGGACGAAGGCGGAATCATGGACCCGAGCGGCGGGGGTGGAATGTTCATCGGCGAGATGATCGAGAACAAGTTCATCGGAGATCCCATTAAGATTTTCTTTTATAGAAACGGGAAGAACTACAAACTCGAAGGAACGTTGAAGCGGGTTCCTAGTTTGGATCTTTACAGACAACAAGGAACGAACACGAGTTTTCTTTCGGGCGGGTTTCTGTTTCAACCAGTCAATCGCGCGTTGGCCGGAGGAGATTCCAAACGTCTGGAAAGTTCGCTTCGCTATCATTACAGTTATTACATCCAAGACGAACTCTATCGTTTTACGGACCGAGACATCATCCTTTCCGGCGTGTATCCCGATCCGTTGAACTCGAAATACGCGGGATATCGGTATAAGATCCTCGAATCGATCAACGATCGAACCCCGCTGAATCTGGAGGATTTCAAATCCCTTTGGAAGAAATTCTACGGAGGAACGATTAGTCTGAAATTCAGAGGGGTCAACCTTCCGATCATCCTGGATCAGGATACGATCGATAAGATCAATGTTCGCATTAAAAAACGCTTCGACGCGGAGGCGGACGAATGA
- a CDS encoding LIC11113 family protein produces MIREFRIVRTRIRFFPAALRKTGEWFVWILAGFVLFLGSVGSESEPERTPSEKFTSFVKEFHKHPSESLARSFRARYSSLDVAPCGFEESGRFEKVVYLSYKCKEEKWPGFIYLGAGSEFWKQSSTRISLGEVLKIGKKTYLEIKPSFEDRFPEESAWDWKRHGKKESHPIRPQVVKEPKDNFGLQYFLSVAKHPAKRDLKSGKEIFFDSTCPLIFLKKDADFYWEKSVYYSFQASCISSSPYSYIRVRSDFLGKIRLDDKDTDQIQEGGRYLGKLKIHSIEADKILWQQDAELYNE; encoded by the coding sequence AGAATTCAGAATCGTCCGTACTCGGATTCGTTTTTTTCCGGCGGCCCTTCGCAAGACGGGGGAATGGTTCGTCTGGATTCTCGCGGGTTTCGTTTTATTTTTGGGAAGCGTCGGCTCCGAATCCGAACCGGAACGAACTCCTTCGGAAAAATTCACGTCCTTCGTAAAAGAATTCCACAAACATCCTTCGGAATCGTTGGCTCGTTCGTTCCGCGCCCGCTATTCTTCCTTGGATGTCGCGCCTTGCGGCTTTGAAGAATCGGGAAGATTCGAGAAGGTCGTCTATCTCTCCTATAAATGTAAGGAAGAAAAATGGCCGGGCTTTATCTACTTAGGCGCCGGTTCCGAATTTTGGAAACAGTCCTCGACTCGGATTTCTTTGGGAGAAGTTTTGAAGATCGGAAAAAAAACCTATCTCGAAATCAAACCTTCCTTCGAAGATCGTTTTCCGGAAGAATCCGCTTGGGATTGGAAACGACACGGAAAGAAAGAATCGCATCCGATCCGACCGCAAGTCGTGAAAGAACCGAAGGACAATTTCGGTCTTCAGTATTTTTTGAGCGTGGCTAAACATCCGGCTAAACGCGATTTAAAAAGCGGCAAGGAAATCTTTTTCGATTCCACTTGTCCGTTGATCTTCTTGAAAAAGGACGCGGATTTTTATTGGGAAAAGTCGGTGTATTATTCCTTTCAAGCGAGCTGCATTTCCTCTTCTCCCTATTCCTACATCCGGGTTCGTTCCGATTTTTTGGGAAAAATCCGTCTGGATGATAAGGACACGGATCAAATCCAGGAAGGCGGAAGATATCTCGGCAAACTGAAAATCCATTCCATAGAAGCGGATAAAATCCTCTGGCAACAGGATGCGGAACTCTACAATGAATAA